The following are encoded together in the bacterium genome:
- a CDS encoding DUF3108 domain-containing protein: MNGLLRIVTFLGCWLVPAGASVAMGALAATDSAVSDPKPAYARVPYAPGEFLLFSIDYGPVNAGEASLEVRDMVESDGRLCYRVESKAISNRFFSAFYMVRDKVVSHIDAETLFSRYFSKRLREGDYRKNIAIRFDHEAGVAHYADRRELEIPFGVHDILSAFYFVRTMDLQPGASAFIHTHSSHKNYDLEVIVHGRETVSVPAGTFDCFKVEPIILGEGLFQFEGKLTIWLTADERRLPVLMKTKVKVGAIDASLKEFTMGETLPEAGPR; the protein is encoded by the coding sequence ATGAATGGACTTCTACGAATCGTGACGTTCCTTGGCTGCTGGCTGGTCCCGGCCGGCGCGTCCGTCGCCATGGGTGCGTTGGCTGCCACGGATTCGGCCGTATCTGATCCGAAACCGGCCTATGCCCGCGTCCCGTACGCACCCGGTGAGTTCCTGCTCTTCTCGATCGATTACGGTCCGGTGAACGCGGGAGAAGCCTCGCTCGAGGTTCGCGACATGGTCGAATCGGACGGCCGGTTGTGCTATCGCGTCGAGAGCAAGGCCATCTCGAACAGGTTCTTCTCGGCTTTCTACATGGTCCGCGACAAGGTCGTGTCGCACATCGACGCCGAGACCCTGTTCAGTCGATACTTCAGCAAGCGCCTGCGGGAGGGGGACTACCGCAAGAACATCGCCATCAGGTTCGATCACGAGGCGGGTGTGGCCCACTATGCGGATCGGCGCGAGCTGGAGATCCCGTTCGGAGTGCACGATATCCTCTCGGCCTTCTATTTCGTGCGCACCATGGATCTGCAGCCGGGCGCCAGCGCGTTCATTCACACCCACAGCTCCCACAAGAACTACGATCTGGAAGTGATCGTGCACGGTCGCGAGACCGTGAGTGTGCCGGCCGGGACTTTCGACTGCTTCAAGGTGGAGCCGATCATTCTCGGTGAAGGCCTGTTCCAGTTCGAAGGCAAGCTGACCATCTGGCTGACCGCGGACGAGCGCCGCTTGCCGGTGCTGATGAAGACCAAGGTCAAGGTCGGCGCCATCGACGCTTCATTGAAGGAGTTCACCATGGGTGAAACGTTGCCGGAAGCCGGACCGAGGTGA
- a CDS encoding glycosyltransferase family 9 protein, with product MREAGSLSIAAPRRVLMIRRRALGDALVTLPAVLSLHEALPDAELDLVVDRSLAKLFGSRAGVNVLAWDERDRLGALAWIGMLRRRHYDLVIDFLSTPQTALWTALSGARWRVGYDLRWRSWAYNVRVPRNRSRDLSLRQFAGESFLDPLRALGLSLLPWLPRGRFDFADSQLGGPYLRWRARLEARARPRLGLVLSATWPAKSWPLAAAARLARIILREGTTVVLLPGPGEESVLAPLLAEVPEIICPPPTDLCELADLVGRLDVLVATDSGPRHLAAVMGVPTVTLFGPTDPGGWNPEHPLHVAVRTGEDCSPCDLPLCPLPDHPCMTRLSAEMVAEAVRQVLSGVRTVDAADS from the coding sequence ATGAGAGAGGCCGGATCGCTGTCGATCGCCGCGCCACGGCGGGTCCTGATGATCCGGCGGCGGGCGCTGGGCGACGCGCTGGTCACCTTGCCTGCGGTGCTGTCCCTCCACGAGGCCCTGCCCGATGCCGAACTGGATCTGGTCGTGGATCGTTCCCTGGCGAAGTTGTTCGGCTCCCGCGCGGGGGTGAACGTGCTGGCCTGGGATGAGCGCGACAGACTGGGCGCGCTGGCCTGGATAGGCATGTTGAGGCGGCGGCATTACGATCTGGTGATCGATTTCCTGAGCACTCCGCAGACGGCGCTCTGGACGGCCCTTAGCGGTGCCCGCTGGCGGGTGGGATACGATCTGCGCTGGCGCAGCTGGGCCTACAACGTGCGCGTGCCGCGCAACCGGTCGCGGGACCTGTCGCTGCGCCAGTTCGCGGGCGAGAGTTTCCTCGATCCCTTGCGCGCGCTGGGCCTGTCGCTCCTCCCGTGGCTGCCGAGGGGACGTTTTGATTTCGCGGACTCGCAACTCGGCGGCCCCTACCTCCGCTGGCGGGCGCGGCTGGAAGCGCGGGCCCGTCCCCGCCTCGGACTGGTGCTCAGTGCGACCTGGCCGGCCAAGTCGTGGCCACTCGCGGCTGCGGCGCGCCTCGCGCGGATTATCCTGCGCGAGGGCACGACGGTCGTGCTGCTGCCGGGTCCCGGGGAGGAATCCGTCCTGGCGCCTCTGCTGGCCGAAGTGCCGGAGATCATCTGTCCCCCGCCGACGGATCTGTGCGAGCTGGCCGATCTCGTGGGCCGGCTTGACGTCCTCGTCGCCACCGACAGCGGGCCCCGCCACCTGGCGGCGGTCATGGGCGTGCCGACGGTCACGCTCTTCGGCCCGACCGATCCGGGCGGCTGGAACCCGGAACACCCCTTGCATGTTGCCGTCCGGACGGGTGAAGACTGTTCACCGTGCGATTTGCCGCTGTGCCCCCTGCCCGACCATCCGTGCATGACGAGACTTAGCGCGGAGATGGTCGCCGAGGCGGTGCGCCAGGTCCTCAGCGGCGTGCGGACGGTGGACGCAGCCGACAGTTGA
- the acpS gene encoding holo-ACP synthase, which yields MMLALGCDIVSVGRIAAAVERHGDRFLQRCFRPDEIALAHGRNGGEAATLAARWAAKEAFVKALGAAAQGVMYRDIEVIGDHDGATGLSLHGPARDAYAATGAGRILLSLSHEREHAMAVVVLTS from the coding sequence TTGATGCTCGCACTGGGTTGCGACATCGTCTCGGTGGGCAGGATCGCCGCCGCGGTGGAGCGCCACGGCGATCGTTTCCTGCAGCGCTGTTTCCGGCCCGACGAGATCGCGCTCGCGCACGGCAGGAACGGCGGGGAAGCCGCGACCCTGGCCGCGCGCTGGGCGGCCAAGGAGGCCTTCGTCAAGGCGCTGGGGGCGGCTGCCCAGGGTGTGATGTACCGGGATATCGAGGTCATCGGCGACCATGACGGCGCAACCGGACTCAGCTTGCACGGCCCGGCCCGCGATGCCTATGCCGCCACCGGCGCCGGGCGCATCCTCCTGAGCCTCAGCCACGAACGCGAGCATGCCATGGCCGTGGTCGTTCTTACCTCCTGA
- a CDS encoding sugar transferase, giving the protein MHGPVPDGSRLFSVVKRLIDIAGALLGLLLILPLLPFLILMIKIDSPGPLFFKQERVGYRGRTFLCYKFRSMERGAEARKSELGHLNEATGAAFKIQDDPRITGVGRFIRSSSLDEFPQLFNVLRGDMSIVGPRPQIPNEVAQYTPAQARRLLVKPGLTCLWQVSGRSQLDFTEWMALDLAYVRQQSLRFDLWVLSRTIPAVIERKGAY; this is encoded by the coding sequence ATCCATGGGCCGGTGCCCGATGGATCGCGTCTGTTCAGCGTGGTCAAACGCCTGATCGACATCGCAGGCGCACTCCTCGGCCTGCTCCTGATCCTGCCGCTGCTGCCATTCTTGATCCTGATGATCAAGATTGATTCCCCCGGCCCGTTGTTTTTCAAGCAGGAGAGGGTCGGGTACCGGGGACGTACGTTCCTGTGCTACAAGTTCCGCTCCATGGAACGGGGCGCCGAAGCGCGCAAGTCAGAACTGGGACATCTGAACGAGGCGACGGGCGCGGCCTTCAAGATCCAGGACGATCCCCGCATCACCGGCGTGGGCCGCTTCATCCGCAGCAGCAGCCTGGACGAATTTCCCCAGCTGTTCAACGTCCTGAGGGGCGACATGTCCATCGTGGGCCCGCGCCCTCAGATCCCGAACGAGGTGGCGCAATACACGCCGGCCCAGGCACGCCGACTGCTGGTAAAGCCCGGGCTGACCTGTCTCTGGCAGGTCTCCGGTCGCAGCCAGCTCGATTTCACCGAATGGATGGCGCTGGACCTGGCCTATGTCCGCCAGCAGAGCCTGCGCTTCGACCTGTGGGTGCTGTCACGGACGATCCCGGCGGTCATCGAGCGCAAGGGGGCCTATTGA
- a CDS encoding PhzF family phenazine biosynthesis protein produces the protein MVERDYMLMDVFTRVPFGGSRLTLFPEGGGLSAKVMQIIASEMGTPETAFVTGADAAARQARLRIFTPSAEVPLSGLSVVGATCALFTRGLIARSQPETTFTWQTETGFHPVTLKWENGDTLFSMAHEPAEFIGQYYQRGKVARALGLDEQDIAITGMPCEIVSAGLPIHIVPLASLDTMRSIKLSAAGAREIMNDLGFGDLFVFTCETESRDADVHCRMFAHGFGIPEDAATGSAVGSLIAYMIKHRLVPAGAEARIVCEQGLEMGRPSRLFVQADVEDGKAVAIRVGGHCVNIGEGRISFDTEQMT, from the coding sequence TTGGTCGAACGTGACTACATGCTGATGGACGTCTTCACGCGTGTGCCGTTCGGCGGCAGCCGCCTGACGCTCTTTCCCGAGGGCGGTGGACTGTCGGCCAAGGTGATGCAGATCATAGCCAGCGAGATGGGGACGCCCGAAACGGCCTTCGTGACCGGGGCCGACGCCGCGGCCCGCCAGGCCCGGCTGCGTATCTTCACGCCGTCGGCCGAGGTCCCCCTGTCCGGTCTGTCGGTCGTAGGCGCCACCTGCGCACTGTTTACGCGCGGTCTCATCGCCCGCAGCCAGCCCGAGACGACCTTCACCTGGCAGACGGAGACGGGCTTTCATCCGGTGACGCTCAAGTGGGAGAACGGGGACACCCTGTTCAGCATGGCGCATGAGCCCGCGGAGTTCATCGGACAATACTACCAGCGCGGCAAGGTGGCGCGCGCGCTCGGACTCGACGAACAGGACATCGCCATCACGGGCATGCCCTGCGAGATCGTCTCGGCGGGTCTGCCGATCCACATCGTGCCGCTCGCTTCCCTGGACACGATGCGCAGCATCAAGCTCAGTGCAGCCGGGGCGCGCGAGATCATGAACGATCTCGGTTTCGGCGATCTCTTCGTCTTCACGTGCGAGACCGAGAGCCGGGATGCGGATGTTCATTGCCGCATGTTCGCCCACGGCTTCGGCATCCCCGAGGATGCCGCGACCGGCAGCGCCGTGGGCTCCCTGATCGCGTACATGATCAAGCACCGGCTCGTCCCGGCCGGCGCGGAAGCCCGGATCGTCTGCGAGCAGGGGTTGGAGATGGGCAGGCCGAGCCGTCTGTTCGTCCAGGCCGACGTCGAGGACGGCAAGGCCGTGGCGATTCGCGTCGGCGGTCACTGCGTGAACATCGGCGAAGGCCGGATATCCTTCGACACGGAGCAGATGACCTGA
- the lon gene encoding endopeptidase La — protein MDTEQGEGFVPEILPVLPISEAVIFPYMMVPLVLSDENLIQLADDCLASDKILGAFAQRELDESDDGEEAETRGEELLYHIGTAVKIQKMLRFPDGSMRLLGQGVARIRIKEFITDKPYLKAAVEAVPEKTANDPRTLAYMRGVANNFLKIVDASETLSDELKIVVMNIDDPGRLADLIATNLDIDVHEKQSVLEAVAPLERLQILAKIVVRELEVVELGQKLQTKVRKSIDKDQREYYLRQQLKAIQRELGDTDDTSVEIEDLNERLAQADLPEHVRTTAEKEVSRLSRMSPGASEYTVSKTYIDWLLDLPWLASSEDKLDIKRAEKILERDHYGLEDVKERILEFLSVRKLKGDHRGPIICLVGPPGVGKTSLGRSIADAIGREFFRFSLGGMRDEAEIRGHRRTYVGAMPGRIITGLKDCGTNNPLIMLDEIDKLGQDFRGDPASALLEVLDPEQNNSFTDHYISVPFDLSHVLFITTANMMDTIPRPLLDRMEVINLPGYTNLEKMEIAKRYLVPRQVEENGLTGRYIRFTDAGVRALIAGYTREAGVRELERKIGSVCRKVAKMVARGKRKRQVISAKNLVDYLGHADYDPDRLRSRTKVGVATGLAWTSVGGKILYLEGVTLPNGSGQLKLTGQLGSVMQESANAAYSYLRGQWGAQSQHAAFFKDLDIHIHIPAGAIPKDGPSAGITMASVLFSLMVGEAIDRRTAMTGEITLTGDVLPIGGLLEKVLAAHRAGIRKIIMPNQNEADLEDIPEEAAKDITFVCVKHVDEVFAEIFPALAE, from the coding sequence ATGGACACCGAACAGGGCGAGGGCTTCGTTCCGGAAATATTACCTGTGCTGCCGATCAGCGAAGCAGTCATCTTCCCCTACATGATGGTGCCTCTGGTGCTGAGCGACGAGAACCTCATCCAGCTCGCTGACGACTGCCTGGCGAGCGACAAGATCCTGGGCGCCTTCGCGCAGCGCGAACTGGATGAGAGCGATGACGGGGAGGAAGCCGAAACGCGGGGAGAGGAGCTGCTCTACCATATCGGTACCGCTGTCAAGATCCAGAAGATGCTGCGCTTCCCCGACGGCAGCATGCGCCTGCTCGGCCAGGGCGTGGCGCGCATCCGCATCAAGGAGTTCATCACCGACAAGCCCTATCTCAAGGCGGCGGTGGAAGCCGTCCCGGAGAAAACGGCAAACGATCCCAGGACGCTGGCCTACATGCGCGGCGTGGCCAACAATTTCCTGAAGATCGTGGACGCCAGCGAGACCCTCTCGGACGAGCTGAAGATCGTGGTGATGAACATAGACGACCCTGGGCGACTCGCGGACCTCATCGCCACAAATCTGGACATCGACGTCCACGAGAAGCAGTCCGTGCTGGAAGCCGTGGCGCCGCTCGAGCGGCTGCAGATCCTGGCCAAGATCGTGGTCCGGGAGCTCGAGGTCGTGGAGCTCGGGCAGAAGCTCCAGACCAAGGTGCGCAAATCCATAGACAAGGATCAGCGCGAGTACTATCTGCGGCAGCAGCTCAAGGCGATCCAGCGCGAGCTGGGCGATACGGACGACACGTCGGTGGAGATCGAGGACCTGAACGAGCGGCTGGCCCAGGCCGATCTCCCCGAGCACGTGCGCACGACGGCGGAGAAGGAGGTGAGCCGCCTCTCCCGCATGTCGCCGGGAGCCAGCGAATACACGGTCAGCAAGACCTACATCGACTGGCTGCTAGATCTGCCCTGGTTGGCGAGTTCCGAGGACAAGCTGGACATCAAGCGGGCCGAGAAGATCCTCGAGCGGGACCACTACGGTCTGGAGGACGTGAAGGAGCGCATCCTTGAGTTCCTGTCGGTGCGCAAGTTGAAGGGCGATCACCGCGGCCCCATCATCTGCCTCGTGGGACCGCCGGGCGTCGGCAAGACGTCGCTGGGGCGCAGCATCGCGGACGCCATCGGACGTGAGTTCTTCCGCTTCTCGCTCGGCGGCATGCGCGACGAGGCGGAGATCAGGGGGCACCGGCGCACCTACGTCGGCGCCATGCCCGGCCGCATCATCACCGGCCTGAAGGATTGCGGCACCAACAATCCCCTGATCATGCTGGACGAGATCGACAAGCTCGGCCAGGACTTCCGCGGCGACCCGGCCAGCGCCCTGCTGGAGGTGCTGGACCCCGAGCAGAACAATTCGTTCACCGACCATTACATATCGGTGCCCTTCGACCTGTCCCATGTCCTGTTCATCACCACCGCGAACATGATGGACACCATCCCGCGCCCCCTGCTCGACCGCATGGAGGTTATCAACCTGCCGGGTTACACCAACCTGGAGAAGATGGAAATCGCCAAGCGGTACCTGGTGCCGCGCCAGGTGGAGGAGAACGGACTGACCGGACGGTACATCAGATTCACCGACGCGGGGGTTCGCGCTCTGATCGCCGGCTACACGCGAGAGGCCGGGGTGCGTGAACTCGAGCGCAAGATCGGCAGCGTATGCCGCAAGGTCGCCAAGATGGTCGCCCGCGGCAAGCGGAAGCGCCAGGTGATCTCCGCCAAGAACCTCGTGGACTACCTGGGTCACGCAGACTACGACCCAGACCGGCTGCGCAGCCGGACCAAGGTAGGTGTGGCCACTGGTCTGGCCTGGACTTCCGTAGGGGGCAAGATCCTCTACCTGGAGGGCGTGACGTTGCCCAACGGCAGCGGACAGTTGAAACTGACCGGCCAGCTGGGCAGCGTGATGCAGGAATCGGCGAACGCCGCGTACTCCTATCTGCGCGGCCAGTGGGGCGCGCAGTCGCAACACGCCGCTTTCTTCAAGGATCTGGACATCCATATCCACATCCCCGCCGGCGCCATCCCCAAGGACGGACCCAGCGCAGGTATCACGATGGCCTCCGTGCTCTTCTCGCTGATGGTGGGCGAGGCCATCGACAGGCGCACGGCGATGACCGGCGAGATCACCCTGACCGGCGATGTCCTGCCCATCGGCGGACTGCTGGAGAAAGTGCTGGCCGCACACCGGGCGGGCATACGCAAGATCATCATGCCCAACCAGAACGAGGCGGACCTGGAAGACATCCCCGAAGAGGCGGCCAAGGACATCACTTTCGTCTGCGTGAAGCACGTGGACGAGGTGTTCGCGGAGATATTCCCCGCACTCGCGGAATGA
- the waaF gene encoding lipopolysaccharide heptosyltransferase II: MARRMTLLLAAPNWLGDLVMATSLLELFAAGERDLDLPCPDLHVSVREAWLPLLADDPRLSGVIRYSRRGRHAGWRGVWRQAAEWRRGKYPAVMLLPPSLRAAVVARISGIPARIGFRGDARSLLLTAPVARPPRGTMHYTEELGLLYRAWARDCLGCQPPAHPVPPYPRLGAGVANPGERDVDSKPPLWLLSVGATYGDAKSWPPQRQAELIAELLARDDVRVALIGDIAASGTARRVRSLVDRPWRDRLGEQPGCHDLVGRTSLVEVASLLREAAVFVGNDSGLMHLAAALGKATVGIYGSTSTAWTRPRGPAATSVRAEGFPCQPCYLPSCPRESFCLDSIAARRILGAADALSMVPGSGPSCCREPPPDTPGMTAAPILFLDRDGVIIEDTEYISDPARVRLLPGVAAALARAAAAGLRLVVVTNQSGIGRGYYSEREFAAVQERVDALLAAEGVALDGVYYCPHAPEDDCNCRKPRPGMLDAAARRLRWHSERAWIIGDKLSDLELGRHFGMGTYLVETGRGRETARDVDPVWRVKILDDLARAVDDILGELNT; the protein is encoded by the coding sequence ATGGCCCGGCGCATGACCCTCCTCCTGGCGGCGCCGAACTGGCTCGGCGATCTGGTCATGGCCACCTCGTTGCTGGAGCTCTTCGCCGCGGGCGAGCGGGATCTCGATCTTCCTTGTCCGGACTTGCACGTGTCCGTCCGCGAGGCTTGGCTGCCCCTGCTGGCGGACGACCCGAGGCTGTCCGGAGTGATCCGATACTCACGCCGGGGGCGGCATGCCGGTTGGCGGGGTGTCTGGCGCCAGGCTGCGGAGTGGCGCAGAGGGAAGTACCCGGCCGTCATGCTTTTGCCGCCCTCCCTGCGCGCCGCCGTCGTCGCCCGCATATCCGGCATCCCAGCGCGAATCGGGTTCAGGGGGGACGCCCGCTCCCTGCTGCTCACCGCGCCCGTCGCACGTCCGCCGCGAGGCACCATGCACTACACCGAGGAGTTGGGCCTGCTCTATCGGGCCTGGGCCCGGGACTGCCTGGGTTGCCAGCCGCCGGCCCATCCGGTGCCACCGTATCCCCGTCTGGGGGCCGGTGTCGCGAATCCAGGTGAGAGGGATGTGGACTCGAAGCCGCCGTTGTGGCTGCTGTCCGTGGGCGCCACTTACGGCGACGCCAAATCCTGGCCGCCGCAACGGCAGGCGGAACTGATCGCAGAACTGCTCGCGCGAGACGATGTACGCGTGGCCCTGATCGGCGACATCGCTGCGAGCGGCACGGCGAGGAGGGTGCGCTCGCTGGTCGATCGTCCGTGGCGGGACCGCCTTGGCGAGCAGCCCGGCTGTCACGATCTCGTGGGCCGCACGTCCCTGGTCGAGGTTGCTTCGCTACTGCGGGAGGCGGCGGTTTTCGTCGGCAACGACAGCGGCCTGATGCATCTCGCGGCCGCCCTGGGCAAGGCCACGGTGGGCATCTACGGTTCCACGAGCACCGCCTGGACCCGTCCGCGCGGACCGGCGGCGACCTCGGTACGCGCCGAGGGATTCCCCTGTCAGCCCTGCTACCTGCCGTCGTGTCCCCGGGAGAGCTTCTGCCTGGACAGCATCGCCGCGCGGCGGATACTCGGGGCGGCGGACGCGCTCTCGATGGTGCCGGGATCAGGTCCCTCCTGCTGCCGCGAACCCCCGCCGGACACGCCCGGGATGACGGCGGCACCGATCCTCTTCCTCGACCGGGACGGCGTCATCATCGAGGACACGGAATACATCAGCGACCCTGCCCGGGTGAGGTTGCTGCCGGGGGTCGCCGCGGCCCTGGCGCGCGCCGCTGCCGCCGGTCTGCGCCTGGTGGTCGTGACGAACCAGTCGGGCATCGGCCGAGGTTACTATTCGGAGCGCGAGTTCGCGGCGGTGCAGGAGCGCGTCGATGCCCTCCTGGCCGCCGAGGGTGTGGCGCTGGACGGCGTCTACTATTGCCCTCACGCGCCCGAGGACGACTGCAACTGCCGCAAGCCGCGTCCCGGTATGCTGGACGCCGCGGCTCGCCGGCTCCGTTGGCATTCTGAGCGCGCGTGGATCATCGGCGACAAGCTCTCGGACCTCGAGCTCGGTCGCCATTTCGGCATGGGCACTTACCTTGTCGAGACGGGCCGGGGCCGCGAGACGGCGCGTGACGTGGATCCCGTCTGGCGCGTGAAGATCTTGGACGATCTGGCGCGTGCCGTGGACGACATCCTGGGGGAGCTGAATACTTGA
- a CDS encoding glycosyltransferase family 9 protein has product MSWQVDGVRLRSVLVSRLRYLGDIVMSTVVLQVLRRGDPDLDLGYLCESQGAPLLRDHPCLSRVHALVSTRRGPDAAARRFARGVQAPGGRGTWHTVGELRRRRYDLGVDLLYNPRSAWLMRLSGSRFRIGGARGIRSRLFTHAPKVPAPAADQTFRRAAPGALGEHLGRLLPLRHHPSGLDFRAWYLEEFPVGLGPVLHPFAMSRKVRSALHDLGVESPRGYTLLVPGATWPSKAWPPENWRRLARALADDGRGPVVMLPPPDGGDAYRAALARSGLPHGGCLPPLSLDDALAAVTHSGLVITVDGGLMHAAVALARPTVALLGPTDPDIWFPYGSFGPYRALCTRPRCHPCDLHECGDFVCLPALTPGQVMDAIAALHLASGEKP; this is encoded by the coding sequence TTGAGCTGGCAGGTGGACGGCGTGCGGCTGCGCTCGGTGCTGGTTTCCAGGTTGCGCTATCTGGGCGACATCGTCATGTCCACCGTCGTGCTCCAGGTACTGCGCCGAGGCGATCCCGACCTGGACCTGGGGTACCTCTGCGAATCGCAGGGCGCGCCCCTCCTGAGGGACCATCCCTGCCTCTCGCGGGTCCACGCACTGGTGAGCACGCGCCGGGGACCGGATGCCGCCGCGCGCCGGTTCGCCCGGGGAGTGCAGGCACCCGGTGGCCGCGGCACCTGGCATACCGTCGGCGAACTGCGCCGCCGCCGTTACGACCTCGGCGTGGACCTCCTCTACAATCCCCGCAGCGCCTGGCTGATGCGACTCTCCGGCTCCCGGTTCCGGATCGGCGGCGCACGGGGCATCCGCAGCCGGCTCTTCACCCACGCCCCGAAAGTACCTGCGCCGGCGGCGGACCAGACGTTCCGCCGGGCGGCACCCGGCGCGCTCGGCGAGCACCTGGGGCGCCTGCTGCCCTTGCGGCACCATCCTAGCGGGCTGGATTTTCGCGCCTGGTATCTCGAGGAGTTTCCCGTCGGGCTGGGACCGGTTCTGCATCCCTTCGCCATGAGCCGGAAAGTCCGTAGCGCCCTGCACGACCTGGGTGTGGAGTCGCCGCGCGGTTACACGCTGCTCGTACCCGGTGCGACCTGGCCGTCCAAGGCCTGGCCGCCCGAAAACTGGCGGCGGCTTGCGCGCGCCCTCGCGGACGACGGACGCGGACCGGTCGTGATGCTCCCACCCCCCGACGGCGGCGACGCCTACCGCGCCGCCCTGGCTCGTTCGGGGTTGCCCCACGGCGGTTGTCTCCCGCCCCTGTCCCTCGACGACGCATTGGCCGCGGTCACTCACAGCGGACTCGTGATCACCGTGGACGGGGGACTGATGCACGCGGCCGTGGCCCTGGCCCGGCCCACAGTCGCGCTGCTGGGACCGACCGATCCCGACATCTGGTTCCCCTACGGATCCTTCGGGCCCTACCGGGCCCTGTGCACGCGCCCTCGCTGCCACCCCTGTGACCTGCACGAATGCGGCGACTTCGTCTGTCTCCCCGCCTTGACGCCCGGCCAGGTCATGGACGCGATCGCCGCACTTCACCTCGCGAGCGGGGAGAAGCCATGA
- a CDS encoding glycosyltransferase family 39 protein gives MRSERGGSLTARPVENPWRSRTGRAADGEADWRYVTLVILLAAVLRFYRLGADSLWIDEVFTWRMVNPGPGHGFWEQFRDNIQGPLYMAVLWPFVRDNLSEFLMRLPAAVAGVAAVPLIMRLGQELGDRRCGEWAALLLAISPFHIWYSQEARGYAFLVLWSLAATLVLTRMLRDGATVRRGVAFGLLSGLAVLSNMSALFLILAQALAVLFFARPWRREHRRGWLTAFGLVGLVALPWLLQATGYWYVGRLAPGGGGGLQPAGAMSLSVWAYPFTFYAMFYGFTLGPTLTELHRPDRLALVKASLPLLATAGLLAGALFLYGLSRLRARSRLTLFVWLVVPVLVLTALRLADIKTFTPRYLATLLPLLLCAAALGVARLPGRAAALAGTAWLALTLWSTANYHLSDRYARDDIRAAAAWVAAHGEPGEPVLVPVVTDVFTLYYEGAAVVKDFWQSGPVDDLATARRLVAERVGDAPMAWLVLSRSAALDPSHYLPVALAELGYVATDRTFPGVRLLRVVRDGNAPRRAPPAAEVDAP, from the coding sequence GTGAGATCCGAGCGCGGAGGGAGCCTCACGGCCCGCCCGGTGGAGAATCCCTGGCGGTCGCGGACGGGGCGCGCAGCGGACGGCGAGGCCGACTGGCGTTACGTGACGCTAGTGATCCTGCTGGCGGCGGTGCTGAGATTCTACCGCCTCGGCGCCGATTCGCTCTGGATCGACGAGGTCTTCACCTGGCGCATGGTGAACCCGGGGCCGGGGCACGGCTTCTGGGAGCAGTTCCGCGACAACATCCAGGGTCCCCTGTACATGGCCGTGCTCTGGCCTTTCGTCCGGGACAACCTCTCCGAATTCCTCATGCGCCTGCCCGCCGCCGTGGCGGGCGTGGCTGCCGTCCCGTTGATCATGCGCCTGGGCCAGGAGCTGGGAGATCGCCGCTGCGGCGAATGGGCCGCCCTCCTGCTGGCCATCAGCCCTTTCCACATCTGGTATAGCCAGGAGGCGCGGGGATACGCCTTTCTCGTGCTGTGGAGCCTGGCCGCCACCCTTGTGCTGACGCGTATGCTGCGCGACGGCGCGACTGTCCGGCGCGGAGTCGCCTTCGGCCTGTTGTCCGGACTGGCCGTGCTGAGCAACATGTCGGCCCTCTTTTTGATCTTGGCGCAAGCTCTCGCCGTGCTGTTTTTCGCCAGACCGTGGCGACGGGAGCACCGGCGAGGATGGCTGACGGCTTTCGGCCTGGTTGGTCTCGTCGCTCTGCCCTGGCTGCTCCAGGCCACCGGCTACTGGTACGTGGGACGATTGGCGCCGGGCGGCGGGGGCGGACTGCAGCCGGCGGGCGCCATGAGCCTCAGCGTCTGGGCCTACCCCTTCACGTTCTACGCGATGTTCTATGGCTTCACGCTCGGACCGACCCTGACCGAGCTCCATCGACCGGACCGGTTGGCGCTGGTCAAGGCGAGTCTGCCGCTGCTGGCGACCGCCGGTCTCCTGGCCGGCGCGCTCTTCCTCTACGGGCTGTCCCGGCTGCGCGCGCGCTCGCGCCTCACCCTGTTCGTCTGGCTGGTCGTGCCGGTGCTCGTTCTGACGGCCCTGCGGCTGGCTGACATCAAGACCTTCACGCCGCGCTATCTGGCGACCCTGCTGCCCTTGCTGCTCTGCGCGGCGGCCCTGGGTGTCGCGCGCCTGCCGGGCCGCGCTGCCGCGCTCGCTGGAACCGCCTGGCTCGCCTTGACCCTCTGGTCCACGGCGAACTACCATTTGTCGGACCGCTACGCCCGGGACGACATCCGCGCCGCGGCCGCATGGGTCGCGGCCCACGGCGAGCCGGGGGAGCCGGTGCTGGTGCCGGTGGTGACGGACGTTTTCACGCTCTATTACGAAGGGGCCGCAGTGGTGAAGGATTTCTGGCAGAGCGGACCCGTAGATGACCTGGCGACCGCGCGACGCCTCGTCGCCGAACGCGTGGGAGACGCGCCCATGGCCTGGCTGGTCCTGAGTCGGAGCGCGGCGCTCGATCCGTCCCACTACCTGCCCGTGGCCCTGGCAGAGCTGGGGTACGTCGCGACCGACCGCACTTTTCCCGGCGTGCGCTTGCTGCGGGTCGTGCGCGACGGAAACGCGCCACGCCGGGCTCCGCCAGCAGCGGAGGTGGATGCCCCGTGA